The DNA window GAGCTCGGTCCTCGGCTTCTTGTTGATCGGGCTGATGGTGATGGACTGGCAGACCTATCTTCTACCAAATGCTTTCACTTTTGGCGGCATGGCAGCGGCTTTCTTCCTCACTTGCAGCGAAGCGATCTTTCTCGCTCCAGGCGAAGACCAGATCGTCCTGAACTCAACCCACCAACTCAGGCTGCGAAGCCCGGGAAGCTTCGCCTCGCAGGGCAATGTCTTCCTGACCGGACCGGAGCACCTGATCTTTGGCAGAATCGCCGCCGCGTGCGGAATTGCGCTGCTGCTCCTGTCTATCCGGTGGATCTACAGGGCGCTACGCAAGCGCGAGGGCATGGGCATGGGCGACGTGAAGATGCTGGCAATGATCGCGGCGTTTCTGGGCTTCTGGCCGGCGATCCTCTCTCTCTTCGTGGGAGTTCTGGCGGCAGCCGTTTACTCCGTCGCACTGGTTACCAAAGGGCGGGCGACGGCGACGACCCGCATCGCCTTTGGAAGCTTTCTTGCTTTCGGCGGCCTGGTCTCTACCGTCTTCGGGGAGCGCCTCATCGCAGCGTATTCCCTTCTGCTGCAATGACTCCCAGCCAACCCCAAAAATGGGACTTGACATTTCGTCCCATCATCCCAAAGCCCTTGTTTGCTTGACACTTGCCAGTCACGCTTCTAGTCTCGAAACTGGCCATGCAAAGTTACCCCTATATCTGGAATTACCTTCCGCTCGTGCTTCAGGTGCTGGTCGCGCTGGGGTTGGCGTGCGGCATGGTGGGTGCCTCGTTCTTCATCGGCAAGCATAAAAACAGTCGCACCAAGGGTGGCGCGTACGAGTGCGGCATGGACCCCGTGGGCGATGCCCGCGGCCGCTTCTCCGTTCGCTTCTACATGGTCGCGATGCTGTTCATCCTCTTCGACGTGGAAGCCGTCTTCATGCTTCCCTGGGCTGTGATCTTCCGCAGACTACCCGCGATCACTGGCTCGAAGTTCTTCGGCTTCAATGAGATGATCGTCTACCTCGGCTTTGTCGCCGTCGGCCTCTTCTACGTCTGGAAGAAGGGCATCCTGAACTGGTCGAACGATAAGGGAGACCTGTAAATGTACGATCCCGCAAGCAAGATCGCCGGATTTGCCGCAGTTCTTGAGGCTCAGCCCGAGAACGCCGCAGTGAAGGCTCTGACCGCTCTGGCCGTCGACGCAAAGTTCGATCGCAACGAGTTCACCTTCACGGTCAACCGCGAGAACATCATCGAAGCGGCGAACGCAGTCAAAGCCGCAGGGTACAACTTCCTCGAAGACGTCACCGCCGTTGATTGGTACCCGTCGGAGCCGCGCTTCCAGATCAGCTACCACATCCTCTCCCACACGCTGAAGGAACGCATTCGCCTCGTCGTCCGGCTGGATGGCTCTGATGCGAACGTGGATAGCATCATCTCCGTCTGGCCCTCGTGCAACTTCTACGAACGCGAGATCTTCGACCTCTTCGGCGTCCACTTCGCCGGCCATCCCAACCTCGTCCGTATCATGATGCCCGAGGACTGGGAGGGTCATCCCCTACGCAAGGACTACCCCGTGGAGGGCTACCGCTAATGGCTCCTGTCGCAGAAGAAGAAGCAATCAAGCGCTACTCCGCGCAGAACCCCGGTGTAAACGACATCCTCGCCGACGCCCGCGCGCACAGCACGGGCACAACCAAAGACCACACCATGGTCATCAACATGGGCCCCCAGCACCCGTCGACACACGGCGTACTCCGGCTTGTGGTGGAGATTGATGGTGAATCGGTCGTCGGGCTGGCTTCG is part of the Granulicella aggregans genome and encodes:
- a CDS encoding prepilin peptidase produces the protein MTVSEQLFIFLEAAVAFAGLLFGSFLNVCIARLPQGESVVTPRSRCPACGHGIRWYDNFPVLSWLALRARCRDCKSSISWQYPAIELATATWFAIAGSGFARMITSAQPAQAYSAEEWAISAISALSSSVLGFLLIGLMVMDWQTYLLPNAFTFGGMAAAFFLTCSEAIFLAPGEDQIVLNSTHQLRLRSPGSFASQGNVFLTGPEHLIFGRIAAACGIALLLLSIRWIYRALRKREGMGMGDVKMLAMIAAFLGFWPAILSLFVGVLAAAVYSVALVTKGRATATTRIAFGSFLAFGGLVSTVFGERLIAAYSLLLQ
- a CDS encoding NADH-quinone oxidoreductase subunit A; this translates as MQSYPYIWNYLPLVLQVLVALGLACGMVGASFFIGKHKNSRTKGGAYECGMDPVGDARGRFSVRFYMVAMLFILFDVEAVFMLPWAVIFRRLPAITGSKFFGFNEMIVYLGFVAVGLFYVWKKGILNWSNDKGDL
- a CDS encoding NADH-quinone oxidoreductase subunit C, which gives rise to MYDPASKIAGFAAVLEAQPENAAVKALTALAVDAKFDRNEFTFTVNRENIIEAANAVKAAGYNFLEDVTAVDWYPSEPRFQISYHILSHTLKERIRLVVRLDGSDANVDSIISVWPSCNFYEREIFDLFGVHFAGHPNLVRIMMPEDWEGHPLRKDYPVEGYR